A section of the Mesorhizobium loti genome encodes:
- a CDS encoding lipopolysaccharide biosynthesis protein, translating to MTEARGIPQRRALARIGTFVAERRGLVRDYFSAISGAGGRLVFSLAYFIALANTLSISEFGMFATASAAGVMLSRILAFGFISALYRTATIRPNLIGTFTAGFLLLGIVSLPLLAAASFGVYLIFFAGTVPLSVFSAIVFAEALLWRPVEVALIVNNGLGKFGRAAVLAILATALRALGAVLFMISAQHSIWAWSWFYIGANTASLLLAFGWFYPRQRLRLRIALYLRRLADSIYVAGAEVLFYLQSEFDKLLVLAIGGPHLAGIYAIIMRLVDLTAIPIRTFSMMLVQRMMRAPDLLSRLTVKSGIEGGVFLVSTLALLVLGIVLHFFPNALGRNVSEAAPLVALAICVPGLRNLVEYQAELLFARGQTLVRALNLGLLAALKALLLTYVLTTISDTSKLVLSLNVVFLLLYLASMLLTYSAMRKPAKAI from the coding sequence ATGACCGAAGCTCGCGGCATACCGCAAAGGCGTGCTCTCGCCCGGATCGGCACTTTCGTGGCCGAGCGACGGGGGCTGGTCCGCGACTATTTCTCGGCGATCAGCGGCGCCGGCGGGCGACTGGTGTTTTCGCTGGCCTATTTCATCGCGCTCGCCAACACCTTGTCGATCTCCGAGTTCGGCATGTTCGCCACCGCTTCGGCGGCCGGCGTGATGCTGTCGCGGATCCTGGCCTTCGGTTTCATCTCGGCGCTCTATCGCACCGCCACCATCCGCCCCAACCTGATCGGCACCTTCACCGCCGGCTTCCTGCTGCTCGGCATCGTCTCGCTGCCGCTGCTGGCCGCGGCCTCGTTCGGCGTCTACCTGATCTTCTTCGCCGGCACCGTGCCTCTGTCGGTGTTCTCGGCGATCGTGTTCGCCGAAGCGCTGTTGTGGCGGCCGGTGGAGGTGGCCCTGATCGTCAACAACGGGCTGGGCAAGTTCGGCCGTGCCGCCGTGCTGGCAATCCTGGCGACGGCGCTGCGGGCGCTTGGCGCGGTGCTGTTCATGATCTCGGCGCAGCACAGCATCTGGGCGTGGTCGTGGTTCTATATCGGCGCCAATACCGCCTCGCTGCTACTGGCCTTCGGCTGGTTCTATCCGCGCCAAAGACTGCGGCTGCGCATCGCGCTTTATCTGCGGCGGCTTGCCGATTCCATCTATGTCGCCGGCGCCGAAGTGCTGTTTTATCTGCAATCGGAATTCGACAAGCTGCTGGTGCTGGCGATCGGCGGCCCGCATCTGGCCGGTATCTATGCCATCATCATGCGGCTGGTCGACCTGACCGCGATCCCGATCCGCACCTTCTCCATGATGCTGGTGCAGCGCATGATGCGCGCGCCGGACCTGTTGTCGCGGCTGACGGTCAAGAGCGGCATCGAAGGGGGCGTCTTCCTCGTTTCGACGCTGGCGCTGCTGGTGCTTGGCATCGTGCTGCACTTCTTCCCCAACGCGCTTGGCAGGAATGTCTCCGAGGCCGCGCCGCTGGTGGCGCTGGCGATCTGCGTTCCGGGGCTGCGCAATCTGGTCGAATACCAGGCCGAACTCCTCTTCGCGCGCGGCCAGACGCTGGTACGGGCGCTCAATCTGGGCCTGCTCGCCGCACTGAAGGCGCTGCTTTTGACCTATGTGCTGACCACCATCTCCGATACGTCGAAGCTGGTGCTGTCGCTCAATGTCGTCTTCCTGTTGCTCTATCTCGCGTCGATGCTGCTGACCTATTCGGCAATGCGCAAACCGGCGAAGGCAATCTGA
- a CDS encoding DUF6492 family protein → MNKRFVPDALAGPGLLPKTPTAAVVTASYAPDFERCRLLCETLDRHVSGAAHHYILVERRDVALFRQLETSRRTIVDERDLLPRWLRALDDPLSLFRRRVWLSLKTQPLRGWHVQQLRRIAISAHASEDVLVFCDSDVAFLKPFHCAAFWRDGKARLFRRDGVLADEGHDEHRIWSRNAGSALGIDPSRISAHDYISTLIAWRRDAVIAMCGQIEKVHGRDWVEVVGSARRFSECMIYGRYVDDLLDGAGHFHGSEEFCRVHWTGEALSDDEFRRFVAGMAPDQVAIGMQSFIGTDIGRIRRLIGLD, encoded by the coding sequence TTGAACAAACGGTTCGTTCCAGACGCCCTTGCCGGCCCGGGCCTGTTGCCGAAAACGCCGACGGCGGCGGTGGTGACGGCAAGCTATGCGCCGGATTTCGAACGCTGCCGCCTGTTGTGCGAGACCCTCGACCGGCATGTCTCGGGTGCCGCGCACCATTACATCCTGGTCGAGCGTCGCGATGTCGCGCTTTTCCGCCAGCTGGAAACAAGCCGGCGCACTATCGTCGATGAGCGCGACCTGCTGCCGCGCTGGCTGCGCGCTTTGGACGACCCGCTCAGCCTGTTCCGCCGGCGTGTCTGGCTCAGCCTGAAGACGCAGCCGCTGCGCGGCTGGCACGTGCAGCAACTGCGCCGTATCGCCATTTCGGCCCATGCTAGTGAAGACGTATTGGTCTTCTGCGATTCCGACGTCGCTTTCCTCAAGCCTTTCCACTGTGCCGCCTTCTGGCGCGACGGCAAGGCGCGCCTGTTTCGCCGCGACGGCGTGCTGGCGGATGAGGGTCATGACGAGCATCGCATCTGGTCACGCAATGCGGGTTCGGCACTTGGCATCGACCCGTCCCGCATATCGGCCCACGATTACATCTCGACCCTGATTGCCTGGCGTCGCGACGCCGTGATTGCCATGTGCGGTCAGATCGAGAAGGTCCATGGCCGCGACTGGGTCGAGGTCGTCGGCTCGGCGCGCAGATTCTCCGAATGCATGATCTATGGCCGCTATGTCGACGATCTGCTGGACGGCGCCGGCCACTTCCACGGTTCGGAAGAATTCTGCCGCGTCCACTGGACGGGCGAAGCGTTGTCGGACGACGAGTTCCGCCGCTTCGTTGCCGGCATGGCGCCGGATCAGGTGGCGATCGGCATGCAATCCTTCATCGGCACCGATATCGGCCGCATCCGCCGCCTGATCGGGCTCGATTAG
- a CDS encoding GumC family protein: MVDRENREDWRRERSLLALGQAMRGEDDASLVSIGDRADPSWREDAATRHRLARSRREARTNPTPSAAAVEVEPFRPDEQPEAAAQDDAWRSREDAGSGDLPPAVQGARMAPEKPSGSARSYDTSVSRRSGETDGSFGDRGDDQHWKPLIDPMQVVRGIARSKLLIITTTLIGAGLGIAIALSTPKKYEATAELIVDPRDLKLTDRDLTQNVVASDATLAIVENQVRVLTSGTVLNKVVDKLNLTNDPEFNGQGAGGLGIRSLIRSVLSRQDGASGADEVRRRALAVGNLAESLSVERGGKTFVITVSATTQNGEKSALIANTMTDVFLQTFGQIQSDTAGRATDELTARLDELRKGVEAAERKVEDFRASHDLVDAQGHLISDDEMLKLNEQLSIARARTLELNARAASARSIDVNSVLSGTLPEEINSNSMSDLRSQYATLKQEADRAAIRLGPRHPELQALNAQIAGARDRIAGELRRIASSLQVDLKRAVQLEQDLSSRLAQLKVRSGDVNNDLVSMRELEREASAKRSVYEQYLLRAKETGEQKDINTANMNVISKAFAPLEAKGPSRALMALAGLVLGFASGIGLGAMRGAYESLRETATSRSRRDRKPPLEDQALRTAPPPAPPMPAAPVPPAPPPPAPASPPPASPPPLAQAGAAPVERPGRIGAFMAKLRDAVSRKPSAEVDDASEFAAFGENARPADAAMPSGFQNPDAAFMPRPGISDYARPPFPSGFDAAYSQPMGPPSRSPIMPLHPLYPPPPYPHAQQAGYPQMQPWQAQSPASNPYAQAMAPYAGQMPHPSQPVQPQPPAYPAQPPVEAPQAEESTEHAPIEEIRASLREFREAVRELTESRARRRYF; this comes from the coding sequence ATGGTCGACAGGGAAAACCGTGAAGACTGGAGGCGCGAGCGTTCATTGCTGGCGCTCGGCCAGGCCATGCGCGGTGAGGACGACGCGTCCCTGGTCTCGATAGGGGATCGGGCGGACCCGTCATGGCGCGAAGATGCCGCCACGCGCCATCGCCTTGCCCGTTCACGGCGTGAGGCGCGGACGAACCCAACGCCATCCGCGGCCGCCGTCGAAGTTGAGCCGTTCCGGCCGGACGAGCAGCCGGAAGCGGCCGCACAGGACGATGCCTGGCGCTCGCGGGAGGACGCCGGCAGCGGCGATCTGCCGCCGGCCGTGCAGGGCGCACGGATGGCACCTGAAAAACCTTCCGGCAGCGCTCGATCTTATGACACATCCGTATCCCGCCGATCTGGCGAAACGGATGGCTCTTTCGGCGATCGTGGGGACGACCAGCATTGGAAACCGCTGATCGATCCGATGCAGGTGGTGCGCGGCATTGCCAGGTCAAAGCTGCTGATCATCACGACCACGCTGATCGGTGCCGGCCTCGGTATAGCGATCGCGTTGTCGACGCCGAAGAAATATGAAGCCACCGCCGAACTGATCGTCGATCCGCGCGACCTCAAGCTCACCGATCGCGACCTCACCCAGAATGTCGTCGCCTCCGACGCCACCCTTGCCATTGTCGAGAACCAGGTCAGGGTGCTGACCTCGGGCACCGTTCTCAACAAGGTCGTCGACAAGCTCAATCTGACCAACGATCCGGAGTTCAATGGCCAGGGTGCCGGCGGGCTCGGCATCAGGTCTCTCATTCGCTCGGTTCTGTCGCGCCAGGATGGCGCGAGCGGTGCCGACGAGGTTCGCCGGCGTGCGCTTGCCGTCGGCAATCTGGCCGAAAGCCTTTCGGTCGAGCGTGGCGGCAAGACCTTCGTCATCACCGTCAGCGCGACCACGCAGAATGGCGAGAAATCGGCTCTCATCGCCAACACGATGACGGATGTGTTTCTGCAGACATTCGGCCAGATCCAGTCCGATACGGCCGGCCGCGCGACCGACGAACTGACGGCAAGGCTCGATGAACTGCGCAAGGGCGTCGAGGCGGCCGAGCGCAAGGTCGAGGATTTCAGGGCTTCGCATGACCTCGTTGACGCACAGGGTCATCTGATCAGCGACGACGAGATGCTGAAGCTCAACGAGCAGCTGTCCATCGCCCGCGCCCGCACGCTGGAGCTCAATGCAAGGGCGGCTTCAGCGCGCTCGATCGACGTCAATTCGGTTCTTTCCGGCACCTTGCCGGAGGAGATCAACTCCAACTCGATGAGCGACCTGCGCTCGCAATATGCGACGCTCAAGCAGGAGGCCGACCGCGCCGCCATCCGGCTCGGCCCGCGTCATCCCGAACTCCAGGCGCTCAACGCGCAGATCGCCGGCGCGCGCGACCGCATCGCCGGTGAATTGCGCCGCATCGCTTCCTCGCTGCAGGTCGACCTGAAACGGGCCGTCCAGCTCGAACAGGATCTCTCTTCCCGCCTTGCCCAGCTCAAGGTGCGCAGCGGCGACGTCAACAATGACCTGGTGTCGATGCGTGAACTGGAGCGCGAGGCCAGCGCCAAGCGCTCCGTCTATGAACAGTATCTTCTGCGCGCCAAGGAGACCGGCGAGCAGAAGGACATCAACACCGCCAATATGAACGTCATCTCCAAGGCTTTCGCGCCGCTTGAAGCGAAAGGCCCGTCGCGGGCCCTGATGGCGCTTGCCGGCCTGGTCCTGGGTTTTGCCTCTGGAATTGGTCTCGGCGCGATGCGCGGCGCCTATGAAAGCCTGCGCGAGACCGCGACATCGCGGTCGCGCCGCGACCGCAAGCCGCCTCTCGAGGACCAGGCATTGCGGACGGCACCGCCGCCCGCACCGCCAATGCCGGCAGCGCCGGTGCCCCCAGCGCCGCCACCGCCGGCACCTGCATCGCCACCGCCTGCATCACCACCGCCCTTGGCACAGGCCGGAGCCGCTCCCGTCGAAAGGCCCGGCCGTATCGGTGCGTTCATGGCGAAGCTGCGCGATGCCGTGTCCCGCAAGCCCTCCGCGGAGGTGGATGATGCCAGCGAGTTCGCCGCCTTTGGTGAGAACGCGCGGCCGGCGGATGCTGCCATGCCTTCCGGCTTCCAAAACCCGGATGCCGCTTTCATGCCCCGGCCAGGGATATCGGACTATGCGCGGCCGCCTTTCCCGTCAGGCTTCGATGCCGCCTATTCCCAGCCGATGGGGCCGCCGTCGCGGTCGCCGATAATGCCGCTGCACCCGCTCTATCCGCCGCCGCCCTATCCCCATGCACAGCAGGCCGGCTATCCGCAAATGCAGCCGTGGCAGGCGCAGTCGCCGGCCAGCAATCCCTACGCCCAGGCCATGGCGCCCTATGCCGGGCAAATGCCGCATCCATCGCAGCCCGTTCAGCCGCAGCCACCGGCCTATCCGGCTCAGCCACCGGTGGAGGCTCCGCAGGCCGAGGAAAGCACAGAGCACGCGCCGATCGAGGAAATCCGCGCCAGCCTGCGCGAATTTCGCGAGGCGGTCCGCGAACTCACCGAGAGCCGCGCCCGCCGCCGCTACTTCTGA
- a CDS encoding vWA domain-containing protein: MAGLARSIAAAILLLSMTTFGFAANKVIIILDASGSMWAQIDGKPKLEIARESLRTVLKSVPVDDEIGFMAYGHREKGSCDDIQLIVPPQAGSASAITDAADSLKFLGKTPLTAAVKQAAEALKYTEDKATVVLITDGLETCGGDPCALGKELEASGVDFTADVVGFGLTADEGKQIACLADNTGGKYIQASDEKALQEALVETVAAPEPAPAPAPAPAPAPAPEPKAVEVDYNLIPTALLKEGGQAPKTDVYFEIFKDDAKGSGGDHVDSGYNVVKFHLAAGNYVVVATSGAAKAEQKVSLTADKATEVALDLNAAEISIHARPAPGADVDRNAQISIAYPGGTSDSNYGEVKYVVPAGETKVTVKLGAGEASETMQLVAGQVVDKDIIVGVGKAKANAFYTQGGEKAETDVGWKVYKAAKKLDGTRDQVTYAYGPDSQFDLPPGDYVMGVDVQAVSTEQPFSVTVGQMTDVNVTLNAGVLAVDAPGADGFKIFEAKKNIQGERKQVTYAYGEKMQTTLGAGDYVLVTNFTTDKADKETPFTVKAGERSELKVE; encoded by the coding sequence ATGGCGGGACTTGCACGGAGCATCGCTGCGGCGATCCTCCTTTTGTCGATGACGACGTTCGGCTTTGCCGCCAACAAGGTCATCATCATTCTCGATGCTTCCGGGTCGATGTGGGCGCAGATCGACGGCAAGCCCAAGCTCGAAATCGCCAGGGAATCGCTGAGGACCGTGCTCAAATCGGTTCCCGTCGACGACGAAATCGGCTTCATGGCCTATGGCCATCGCGAAAAAGGCAGCTGCGATGACATCCAGCTGATCGTGCCCCCCCAGGCGGGCTCGGCAAGCGCCATCACGGACGCCGCCGACAGTCTGAAATTCCTCGGCAAAACGCCGCTCACGGCGGCCGTCAAGCAGGCGGCCGAAGCGCTGAAATACACCGAGGACAAGGCGACCGTCGTCCTCATCACCGATGGGCTCGAAACCTGCGGCGGCGACCCGTGTGCGCTTGGCAAGGAACTCGAGGCGTCCGGCGTCGACTTCACCGCCGACGTCGTCGGCTTCGGCCTGACCGCCGATGAAGGCAAGCAGATCGCCTGCCTCGCCGACAACACCGGCGGCAAGTACATCCAGGCCTCCGACGAGAAGGCGCTGCAGGAAGCGCTGGTGGAGACCGTCGCGGCTCCCGAACCAGCCCCCGCGCCGGCTCCAGCACCAGCCCCGGCTCCCGCGCCTGAACCGAAAGCAGTCGAGGTCGACTACAATCTGATCCCGACAGCGTTGCTGAAGGAAGGTGGTCAGGCACCAAAGACCGACGTCTACTTCGAAATCTTCAAGGATGACGCCAAGGGAAGCGGCGGCGACCATGTCGACTCCGGCTACAACGTCGTCAAGTTCCATCTTGCTGCCGGCAATTACGTCGTCGTCGCCACCAGCGGCGCCGCCAAGGCCGAGCAGAAGGTCTCGCTGACGGCCGACAAGGCGACGGAGGTGGCGCTTGACCTGAATGCCGCGGAGATTTCCATCCATGCGCGGCCGGCCCCTGGGGCCGATGTCGACCGCAATGCGCAGATCAGCATCGCCTATCCCGGCGGCACGTCGGACAGCAATTACGGCGAGGTCAAGTACGTCGTTCCGGCCGGCGAGACCAAGGTCACGGTGAAGCTGGGAGCCGGCGAGGCGAGCGAGACCATGCAGTTAGTCGCCGGCCAGGTCGTCGACAAGGACATCATCGTCGGTGTCGGCAAGGCCAAGGCCAACGCTTTCTACACGCAGGGCGGAGAGAAAGCCGAAACCGATGTGGGTTGGAAGGTGTACAAGGCCGCCAAGAAGCTCGACGGTACCCGCGATCAGGTGACCTACGCCTACGGGCCCGATAGCCAGTTCGACCTGCCTCCGGGCGACTATGTGATGGGCGTCGATGTGCAGGCCGTGTCCACGGAACAGCCCTTCAGCGTGACGGTCGGGCAGATGACCGATGTCAACGTGACGCTGAACGCGGGCGTCCTGGCCGTCGACGCGCCCGGCGCGGATGGCTTCAAGATCTTTGAGGCCAAGAAGAACATCCAGGGCGAGCGCAAGCAGGTGACCTACGCCTATGGAGAGAAGATGCAGACCACGCTGGGGGCGGGCGACTACGTGCTCGTAACCAATTTCACCACCGACAAGGCCGACAAGGAAACACCCTTTACGGTCAAGGCCGGCGAGCGGAGTGAGCTCAAGGTCGAGTAG
- a CDS encoding GlxA family transcriptional regulator, translating to MNLKAAALPNPSVSQERPVTSDPVQGGRQFAFLLVDKFSMFSLAAAIDTFRSANRLLGRDFYGWTTVSADGDPVMASNGLPLKIDYGVADLPPVDILFVSVGLTTEFPGKSKVLAALRSWGRRGNALGALSVGSYLLAEAGQLDGYRCTIHWENRAGFMERFPDINCTGNVFEIDRKRYTCAGGTTSIDLMLEIVRGDFGSNLANGVANQFQHERIRSAGDRQRVGPERDLTGKSEKLRRIVELMADHLDEPLSAVQLAKSAGLSVRQVERLFLRHLNVTPGRYYMRLRLERARELLRQTNMPILDVAIATGFTSHSYFAQSYRLQFGRPPSEERRTTY from the coding sequence TTGAACCTGAAAGCCGCAGCTTTGCCGAACCCCTCTGTTTCCCAGGAACGGCCGGTCACGAGTGATCCCGTTCAAGGTGGCCGGCAGTTCGCCTTTCTGCTGGTCGATAAGTTCTCCATGTTCTCGCTGGCCGCCGCGATAGACACGTTCCGTTCGGCGAACCGTCTGCTCGGCCGCGATTTCTATGGCTGGACCACAGTGTCGGCCGACGGCGATCCGGTGATGGCCTCAAATGGCCTGCCGCTCAAGATCGACTACGGCGTCGCCGACCTGCCGCCGGTCGATATCCTCTTCGTCTCGGTTGGCCTGACGACGGAATTTCCAGGTAAGAGCAAGGTGCTGGCGGCCCTGCGCAGCTGGGGCCGGCGCGGCAACGCGCTCGGCGCGCTGTCGGTTGGTTCCTACCTGCTGGCGGAGGCCGGACAGCTCGACGGCTACAGATGCACCATCCATTGGGAGAACCGCGCCGGCTTCATGGAGCGCTTCCCCGACATCAACTGCACTGGCAATGTCTTCGAGATCGACCGCAAGCGCTACACCTGCGCCGGCGGCACCACCTCGATCGACCTGATGCTGGAGATCGTGCGTGGCGATTTCGGCTCGAACCTCGCCAATGGCGTCGCCAACCAGTTCCAGCACGAGCGCATCCGCTCGGCCGGCGACCGCCAGCGCGTCGGTCCGGAGCGCGACCTGACCGGCAAGTCGGAGAAGTTGAGGCGGATCGTCGAACTGATGGCCGACCATCTCGATGAACCCTTGTCAGCGGTGCAACTCGCCAAGTCGGCGGGTCTATCGGTGCGCCAGGTGGAACGTCTTTTCCTGCGCCACCTCAATGTCACGCCCGGCCGCTATTATATGCGGTTGCGGCTGGAGCGGGCGCGCGAATTGCTGCGCCAGACCAACATGCCGATCCTCGACGTGGCGATCGCCACCGGCTTCACCTCGCATTCCTATTTTGCCCAGAGCTACCGGCTGCAGTTTGGCCGTCCGCCTTCCGAAGAGCGCCGCACCACCTACTGA
- the folD gene encoding bifunctional methylenetetrahydrofolate dehydrogenase/methenyltetrahydrofolate cyclohydrolase FolD: protein MAEVIDGKSVAEDVVRTVKTLTAELVAKGKAKPGLAVVIVGEDPASQVYVASKSRTAKECGFHSLQHTLPAETSEQALLKIIAELNADPAINGILVQLPVPAHIDAGKIIQAIAPQKDVDGFHFINVGKLGTGELDTAFVPCTPAGSMLLIERVRGKDLSGLNAVVVGRSNIVGKPMANLLLAANCTVTIAHSRTKDLPALARTADILVAAVGRPEMIKGDWVKPGATVIDVGINRIPAPEKGEGKSRLVGDVAYAEAAREAGAITPVPGGVGPMTIAMLMANTLASAYLAAGLKRPSF from the coding sequence ATGGCCGAAGTGATTGACGGAAAAAGCGTCGCCGAGGATGTGGTGCGGACGGTCAAGACCCTGACTGCCGAACTGGTCGCCAAGGGAAAGGCCAAGCCCGGTCTGGCCGTGGTCATCGTCGGCGAGGATCCGGCGAGCCAGGTCTATGTCGCCTCCAAATCCCGCACTGCCAAGGAATGCGGCTTTCATTCGCTGCAGCACACGCTGCCGGCCGAGACCTCTGAGCAGGCGCTGCTCAAGATCATCGCCGAGCTCAACGCCGATCCGGCCATCAACGGGATCCTGGTTCAGCTGCCGGTGCCTGCCCATATCGACGCAGGCAAGATCATCCAGGCCATCGCGCCTCAGAAGGATGTTGACGGGTTCCATTTCATCAATGTCGGCAAGCTCGGCACCGGCGAACTCGACACGGCCTTTGTTCCCTGCACGCCCGCCGGCTCGATGCTTCTGATCGAGCGCGTGCGCGGCAAGGATCTGTCAGGCCTCAACGCCGTCGTCGTTGGCCGCTCCAACATCGTCGGCAAGCCGATGGCCAATCTGCTGCTTGCCGCCAACTGCACCGTCACCATCGCCCACAGCCGCACGAAGGATCTGCCGGCCCTTGCTCGCACGGCCGACATTCTTGTCGCCGCCGTCGGCCGGCCGGAAATGATCAAGGGGGATTGGGTGAAGCCCGGCGCCACCGTCATCGATGTCGGCATCAACCGCATTCCCGCGCCCGAGAAAGGCGAGGGCAAGTCGCGTCTGGTCGGCGACGTCGCCTATGCGGAGGCGGCCAGGGAGGCTGGCGCCATCACCCCTGTGCCCGGCGGTGTCGGGCCGATGACCATTGCCATGCTGATGGCCAATACGTTAGCTTCCGCATACCTTGCGGCCGGATTGAAACGGCCCTCCTTCTGA
- the edd gene encoding phosphogluconate dehydratase yields the protein MTARRDIEAITERIRQRSRPGRERYLGRIAEASNQTANRSVLSCGNLAHGFAVCSPSEKLALGADKVPNLGIITSYNDMLSAHQPFETYPALIKEAAREAGGIAQVAGGVPAMCDGVTQGQPGMELSLFSRDVIAMAAAVGLSHNMFDAAVFLGVCDKIVPGLVIAALTFGHLPAVFIPAGPMTTGLPNDEKAKVRQLYAEGKAGRAELLAAESKSYHGPGTCTFYGTANSNQMLMEIMGLHTPGASFVNPGTPLREALTREATKRALAITALGNAYTPVGRMIDERSIVNGVVGLHATGGSTNHTIHLIAMAAAAGIALTWQDISDLSEAVPLLARVYPNGLADVNHFHAAGGLGFLIRELLDEGVLHEDVQTVWGEGLRPYAVEAKLGADGSVVREASPRISGDEKVLAPFGKAFQPTGGLKVLAGNLGHAVIKTSAVKPERRVIEAPAKVFDSQQGLNDAFKAGTLTGDFIAVIRFQGPKANGMPELHKLTTVLGILQDRGQRVALVTDGRMSGASGKVPAAIHVTPEAVEDGPIARLHDGDIIRLDADAGTLEVLVPGTEFALRRTAEADLIGNEFGFGRELFAGFRQLVGRADHGASAFGTA from the coding sequence ATGACCGCAAGACGCGACATCGAAGCCATCACCGAGCGTATCCGCCAGCGCTCCAGACCGGGCCGCGAGCGCTATCTCGGCCGTATCGCCGAAGCGTCGAACCAGACCGCCAACCGCTCGGTGCTGTCCTGCGGCAACCTCGCCCACGGCTTTGCGGTCTGCAGTCCCTCGGAAAAGCTGGCGCTCGGTGCCGACAAGGTGCCCAATCTCGGCATCATCACCTCCTACAATGACATGCTTTCGGCGCATCAGCCTTTCGAGACCTACCCTGCCCTGATCAAGGAAGCGGCCCGCGAGGCCGGCGGCATCGCCCAGGTGGCCGGTGGCGTGCCGGCGATGTGCGATGGGGTGACACAAGGCCAGCCCGGCATGGAGCTGTCGCTATTTTCACGCGACGTGATCGCCATGGCCGCGGCGGTCGGCCTGTCCCACAACATGTTCGACGCCGCCGTCTTTCTCGGCGTCTGCGACAAGATCGTACCGGGCCTGGTGATCGCGGCGCTGACCTTCGGCCATCTGCCCGCTGTGTTCATCCCGGCCGGGCCGATGACGACAGGCCTGCCCAACGATGAAAAGGCCAAGGTCCGCCAGCTCTATGCCGAGGGCAAGGCGGGACGCGCCGAACTTCTGGCAGCCGAGTCCAAATCCTACCACGGGCCGGGCACCTGCACCTTCTATGGCACGGCCAATTCCAACCAGATGCTGATGGAGATCATGGGCCTGCACACGCCGGGCGCCTCCTTCGTCAATCCCGGCACGCCCTTGCGCGAGGCCCTGACCCGCGAGGCTACGAAGCGGGCGTTGGCGATCACCGCGCTCGGCAATGCCTATACGCCGGTCGGGCGGATGATCGACGAGCGCTCGATCGTCAACGGCGTCGTCGGCCTGCACGCAACCGGCGGCTCGACCAACCACACGATCCACTTGATCGCGATGGCGGCGGCGGCCGGCATCGCACTGACCTGGCAGGACATTTCCGACCTCTCGGAAGCGGTGCCGCTCTTGGCGCGCGTCTATCCGAACGGGCTTGCCGACGTGAACCATTTCCACGCCGCCGGCGGGCTCGGCTTCCTGATTCGCGAGTTGCTCGACGAAGGCGTCCTGCACGAGGACGTGCAGACGGTGTGGGGCGAAGGCCTGCGGCCCTACGCTGTCGAGGCAAAGCTCGGCGCCGATGGCTCCGTGGTGCGCGAGGCGTCGCCGCGTATCAGCGGCGACGAAAAGGTGCTGGCGCCATTCGGCAAGGCCTTCCAGCCGACCGGCGGCCTGAAGGTGCTGGCTGGCAATCTCGGCCACGCTGTCATCAAGACTTCCGCCGTCAAGCCGGAACGACGTGTCATCGAGGCGCCGGCCAAGGTGTTTGACAGCCAGCAGGGCCTGAACGACGCGTTCAAGGCCGGCACACTTACCGGCGATTTCATCGCCGTGATCCGCTTCCAGGGTCCGAAGGCCAATGGCATGCCGGAATTGCACAAATTGACCACCGTGCTCGGCATCCTGCAGGATCGCGGCCAGCGCGTCGCACTGGTCACCGACGGACGCATGTCGGGCGCCTCAGGCAAGGTGCCGGCGGCGATCCATGTGACACCGGAAGCGGTCGAGGACGGGCCGATCGCCAGGCTCCATGACGGCGACATCATCCGGCTGGACGCCGACGCCGGCACGCTCGAAGTGCTGGTGCCGGGGACCGAGTTCGCGCTGCGCCGTACCGCCGAAGCCGATCTCATCGGCAACGAGTTCGGCTTTGGCCGCGAGCTTTTCGCCGGCTTCCGCCAGTTGGTGGGCCGTGCCGACCACGGCGCCAGCGCCTTCGGAACCGCCTGA